TACATATCAGAATATTGGAGTAAGCTTAGCATATATCAGAAAGAAACTTTAAATTTGTAAACGCTATTTCTTGGAGTTATAATTACTTTGTTGTTAAATATTTTAATGTTAAAATAGTTCAGGAGGAAATGCAAATGACTAGATTAGAAGGTAAAATAGCTATTATTACAGGCGCTGGTTCGGGTATGGGACGTGAGGAGGCACTTTTATTCGCAAGAGAAGGTGCAAAGGTTGTTGCAACAGATATTAATGAAGTAGCTGTACAAGCAGTAGCGGAAGAAATTAAAGCAGCTGGCGGAGAAGCAATTTCGGTTGCCCATAACGTTACTTCTGAAGAAGATTGGAAGAAAGTTTATGAGAACACGATTAACACTTTCGGTAAATTAGATGTACTTGTAAACAATGCAGGTATTAGCCAACGTCCTAGTATGGAAGAACTTACAATTGAACAATGGGATCTCATTATGAACATCAACGTTAAAAGCGTGTTCCTAGGAACTAAATTAGGATTACCTCATTTCCGTGCTAATGGTGGCGGTTCTATCGTAAACATTTCTTCTATCGCTGGGTTAAAAGGTAGCTCAGGCGCTGGTGCTTACACTTCTTCTAAAGGAGCAGTACGCATGTTAACGAAAGCGTGTGCAGTTGACTATGGTAAAGATAATATCCGAGTAAACTCAGTACACCCTGGTTTCATCGTGACGCCAATGAGTAAAGCGTACATGGAAGACGAGAAAATGAGTAAATGGTTCTTGGCTCAAACTGCTCTTCCACGTGTTGGTCAATCAGAAGAAGTTGCTGAAGCAGTATTGTTCTTAGCATCCGATGCTTCTTCTTACATTACTGGTGTGGAACTTCCAGTTGATGGTGGAGTAACAGCGAAATAATTATACATGTAAAAACCGATTTCTTCTGAAAAGAGGATCGGTTTTTTGTTTAGTTTTCATTTTTTATGACCTATAAAGACACCTAGTCTAATTATGCATAAAGTTAACATATCGCACCTTCTTGTAAGTAGTTATATATTTTTCCCCCTATCTCCGTTAAAATTTGCTTCGATAATAAGTCATCTACATCCTTCGATAGAACAGTTGCAATTAGCTTCCGTTGTCCAACGTAAAAAATGCCGACATCATGACGCGTCCCTGGAATCCATCCCGTTTTATGTGCCAGCTCCCATGCAGTCATACCATTATTAAAATTGGAATAGGGGGATGGCAACTTGTCTGGTAAGCAATCTTTTATTTGCTGCTTTTTCATGATACCTATCATTTGTTCACTAGCTTCTGGACTTACTAACTCACCTGTTGTCATCTGTTTTAGCAACTTTGAAATATCATTTGGTGTTATTTGATTAAAGCCTTTTGGATTAGGGTTATTCATCATTAATTTATTATAAAAAGTACTCTTTTCCATACCCGCTTTTTTCAACGTTTGTACAATATTATCCATTCCTACTAGATCAATCATTATATTCGTTGCTGTGTTGTCACTTTGAATAATCATTAACATAATTATGTCTTTAAGGGAGAATGCCGTCCCAGGAGTCAAATGTTGAAGAATACCAGAACCTAAAACAAAATCTTCAGACTTGAGAACAAGCTGATCTGATATTGCTAGTTTTCCCATTTCAGCGGCGGCGAAAACTGCTGCCATAATAGGTACTTTTATAACACTTGCTGCGTAGAAGAGTTCGTCCCCATTCCACACCCACTTCTCACCTAAATCCAAATCTTCCAAAACAATGCCCCAGGTTCCATCCGATTGTTCAATCAATTCTAGAATACTATTTACAAGTGTTTTCACATTTTATCCCCTTTGTTTATATTTTTTAATTTTCATTGATTGTAATCTATTATAATTGAACAGTAAGTTATATTATGAATATTGAATAAATAATAAAAGGTGGAAATTCCAATTCAACAGTTATTTTTATTACAACGGGTAATTGATTATATAGATTTCCATATTAAGGAAGAAATTGATCCAGAGAAACTTGCTACCATTGCAGGCTATTCTCCTTATCATTTTTATAGAATTTTTAATAAGTATATTGGTTATACAGTTATGGATTATGTACAAAAAAGAAAGCTTCAGTTTGCTTTATATGACTTAGTCCAAGGCAAAAAGAAAATTATTCAAATAGCATTGGATTATGGTTTTGAAACTCACTCTGGTTTTACAAAAGCTTTTAAAAGATGCTTCGGAAGTCCTCCTAGCTTATATAAGATGCATTGCCCAATCTCATTGCCACAAAAATTGGATTTACTGAGTCTTCGTCAAAAACAAACTGGGGGTATCGTTATGCAACCAAAAATTGTTCATAAACGAGCTTTTGAAATTGCTGGCAAGACATTCGAGAGTGACATTGAAAAGGTCTTTTATACAAGAGATGCTCCTGCCTTTTGGGAACAAAGAATCCCACCAGATGAGGCAATTGAAAGAACACTGTACGATTTATTATCTCCAAGAGAGCATGGGGAATACTGTATTAATTTAAGTGATACGGATTCACAGGATAAATTCACTTATTTATTTGCAGTAAACTACGATCAAGAAGTTCAACTTCCTGATGGATTAACAAGGTTGAAAATGAAAGATGCGACTTATGCAGTCTTCAGAACCCCTCTCGTAGAAGCTGAGCAATTTGTTCCTTCTATCAAAGGAACTTGGCAATATATTTTGGAGGATTGGTTACCACAATCTCATTATGAGGTGGATGAAATTGTTTATGACTTTGAATATTATGATGAACACTGCCACGACTGGGAATATGAAAAAATATATATGGAAATTTATTTACCAATAAAAGAAAGAATGGAGGTTTAGAATGACTGTTTATCAACTAATAAGTGATTATAAAAACATACAAGCATATAAGGAAAGTTTCAATGAACTGGCTAAAATGGTCTTTGGAATTGATTTTAAATCATGGTACAAAAAAGGTTATTGGGGCGACAACTATGTTTGTTATTCTTACTTCGATGGAAATAAAGTGATTGCAAATGCTTCTATAAACAAAATGACGATTGTATCTAATGATAAAGAATATAAAGTCATACAAGTCGGTACGGTTATGACGCATCCTGGTTATCGTATCCAAGGATTATCCGGTAAACTGATGAACCATATCATAGAGAAATATGAAAAAGAGTCCGATTTTATCTTCTTGTTTGCTAATAAATCCGTTTTAGATTTCTATCCTAAATTTGGATTTGAAAAAGTACAAGAAAGTAGTTTTTCATTGAAAATATCAGATGTTAAAAAACAACGAACAAAATCAAGCACTTTAAGGCGTTTAAATATTGAAAGTGCAATGGATTTACAACTATTAGAAGGTTTTGCAACTGAAAGAATACCTGTATCAACTTTCCTCGAAGTAAAAAATAATAAACATCTTTTAATGTTTTATTTTATCCTAGTTTTTAGTGAGGCTATTTATTACATTGAAGAAAAGGATGTAATTGTACTATTTAAACACGAGGGTAGTCATCTTCACCTATTTGATATAGTCAGCAAAAAAAGAGTAGAAATAGACACCATTTTAAGTCATATTATTTCTATTGAAACGGAGATAATTAATTTCCACTTTACTCCAGATGATAATGATAAAAAGTTCAATACCGCGTTTATAACAGATAGTGATGATACATTATTCGTCCGTCCATTGATTAAAGATGTAACAGAACATTTTTTATTTCCATTAACATCACATTCTTAAAGTTTTTGATGTCAAACAAAAACAGCATCCTTTCTAAAACTAACGAGTTCTCTATAGGAGGACAAAACAAGTAAATAGCAATCGGAATGGCATACCTATTCGCACTAATGAGCATACATTTCATAAAGAAGTCTTTCTTCCAAAGTAGATTGTACAACCGACGTATCTGCCTTAAAACCTGAACAGGTGGAAAAGGGGATGAAAAGAGTTATATCTATTCAAACTCCAATCCGAAATATGCTCAAATGGTCGCCACCATTCTTAGAACATACTATAACTTTTTGTAAACCATACAAGTCTAAGGATAAAAAGAAACCTATCCCAACACAGCTTCTTGTGATAACCGAAAAGGGGGATAAAATTGAGGACATTTTATATTTTTGGTAATTACGAAGGGGGGGGGATAAAATTATTATGAAAAAACATTTAATATTATTATTAATTTTATGTTTTACCTTAGTAGGTTGTAAACAAAAAGAAGATGCTGTTAAAGGTGGAATTGATAAGAAAGGCTTTATTACAAAGATATACAGTAAAGGAAACCGTATTTTAGTAGATGATGTAGACACAGGTTTAATCTGGATGGCAATGCCCGACAACGGAGAAATCGAAAATTATGAAGAGGGTCAAGAGGTTGTCATATGGATAAATGGTGGAATTGATGAATCCTACCCTGCTAAAGCTAAGGCTTTAAATATTGAAAATTCAAACGGAAATCAGTCCCAATCATCTTTGCCAAAATTTATTTTTAAAAATGAGAAGTTCCCCCCTTCTATAAATTGTTTTGTTAAAATCAATGACATCCGATATGAAATGACAAAAGGAAACTCTAAATGGAAAAATGAAAATGAATCTGTTCAAACTGACGCTGCATCTCCCACTCAGATTGCAGAAAGTTTCAAAGTAATTGCTGTGGAACCAAATAACAAAATAACCATTGAAATTGAACAAAACCCCAATTTAAGTGTGTATTTATGGGATTCCGAAGAAGATGAAGTAACCTTCGAAAAAAAACAAATTACAGTACCCACAAACCAGGGGCGGTATATATATGAAGTAGTCGCTAAATGGTCTAACGGAGAGGTATCTTACACCTTTGTTGTAGAAGTTAAATAATTTTTAAAAACTTAATAACTGAGAATACAATTCTCATAAAACTATGTGAAAAAGAGCATCAATTGATGCTCTTTTTCTGATGAAACCGTTAAAGAATACGATATTTTACTTGCTGGTTTCAGTGCGATTAATGGTGTTTTTCCCCCTGAAGAGAAACCGTTAGTTCTATACCGAAGCTTTTTTCTTTTTGTTTGATTTAATGAGTTTCATTAGTAAAAAATCACTCTTTAGAGCTTTTCATAATTATTTTATATAAGTATAGAACAGGTGATAATAATATGGCACTTACAATGATTGCCGTTTTTATTGTAAAGTTCGAAGCTACTAATCCGATAACTGGACCACCACCAATTTGGCCTATAGCATCTACTTGACCTTTTACCGAAAATAAAGTTGCACGTAAAGACGATTCCGGAATGATCTTATTTAGCCAAACGTCCTCGAGTGGATACATGACTTTCCTTGTCACTTGGATAATTATATAAAAGACTAATAATCCAACTACATACGTAGAAAATGCAAAGCCAATTAATGAAGTTATAATAAATATGCTTCCTATAAAAAGAGCCATGTAAATATGTTTCAGATTTTGATGTATAGAACTTCGATTCATCAAATGAAGTGCAACAAAAGAAATTAACACTACCATAAATTGAATTCCACCCATTATTAGTACTAATTTCTCATCTGTCAAATTTCCTATATTCGATACATTTAATAAATGAGACATCCATAAACGGTCAAAACCTTCACTATAAAATCCTACAAACAGAGCTATTAGAAATAACATTCTCATGATAAAACTCGCTTTAGAGTAAAATAAAATTTTGCCCATACTACCCTTCATGTTTTTCAAAGTAGAAATTCTACCTAGCTTATTTAAAGGTTTAAAATTGTCTTCTTTCATAAAAATCATTAAATATATCGCTAATCCAAACATACATAGTCCACCTATAATGATTGGCAAGCTGATCATGAAATAACCGATGAATATACTTAATGGGATAGCTATAATTTGTCCAAGGTTACCGGCCTTTGCTCCTCTTATAAATGCTAATGAAGCACGTTCTTCTCCTATTTCATCTGCAATCCACGCTTGCTGAGATCCACTAGTAAATGTATAACCTATCCCCCATGCAACCTGAGCCAATAGTACAGGTATAAAATAGGGGAATAACCCCTCCACTAAAAAGCCAAATCCTATTAGTAGGTAACCAATTATTATGGAAAGCTTGCGGCTTTTCAAATCTGACACTACTCCGGTAGGAATCTCAAAAAGGAATACCGATAGCTCCAAAATTGTCCCAACTAATACAAGTTGTAGCGGATCTAGCTTTACAGTTTGTACCTGATATAACAAGTTTACTGTAAATATAATCGTAAAAAATAATTGTGATAAAAAGCATGTAAAAATGTAAACTCGATATGGATCTTTTGTTTTTAATATTTTCATTTTGTTACCCCCTAGAATTGATTATAAAGAGAGGGTTAATCGACTTCTTGTCCAAATTTGCGATAATAAGAAAAGCGCAAATGTCTATGTCTGCCCCGACAGGCAAATGGGGAAGGTGTAGGTCTGCAAAGTTCGCCACATCCTGTGGCAAAGCAGACATGACCCGCATCGTGCGGGCCCAGGAGGCAGCTCCCCAGCCACCGCAGCTTTTTCACATTTGACCCCGAGGGGCAAGGCGCTGGAGTCTGGACAGTTACTTAGTAGAAATGCATATACTTATCTTTTTAAAAACACCCTGTAAAATAGGCACTAAAAAAAGGTCTACTAAACAGAGTGTATTAAGTATCAAATTTTTATTTCAATGTTAATTCCTTTTTGACCTACTATGAAAACGGAAATCCCTTATCCATAGTGGAAGTCTTATGCATAAACTCAAGAGAAGTGTGATTAATACGAGCAAAGCAGACGTTTTTTGAGCAATATCCGACGCATCCTCCACCAATGCTTCTGATTGGACATACCACAAGTGAACAGGTAAAGTTCCTCCTTGCGACATGAAATTCCAATCCCACATCTCCCCGGATGTACCAGTACCCCCTACTAGTAGTATTAAGGCAGATTCACCAAATGCCCTACATGCAGCAAGGCTCACTCCACTAATAATTCCATTTAAAGCAGCAGGTATTACTATTTTTACAATGGTTTGTGCTTTAGTTGCTCCTATCGCATAGGAAGCTTCTCTTAAATCATTATGTACAGTCTGGATTGCTTCCTCTGTAACTCTAGTTATCACTGGTAAATTTAATAGTGAAAGAGTAATACCTGCACCAATAATAGTTAGCCCAATATTAAAAATATCGACGAATAACACATAACCAAATAAGCCAATTACAATAGAAGGAACTGATGCCAAGCTTTCCACACATGTCCGTATAAACTCTGTAAATCTATTGCTAGGTGCATATTCAGATAAATACACTCCTGATCCAATACCTATTGGAATAGAGATGAGTAATGAGATGATTAACACATAGATAGAGTTAAGTAGAAAAGGCCCAATTCCTCCACCCGCGTCAATTTCACTAGGTAGGCCTACTAAGAAATCAAAAGAAATCTTAGGTAACCCCTTTGATAAAATATATAGGAGCAACCCAAAAATGAGCACTAAAATAAGTGCCGTGATGATCCATAAACCCATCGTAAACATTTTATCCGTTGTTTTTTTTATTTGTTTATATAACTTGTTAGATGAATTCCCAGTCATTCTCATGCTCCTTTTACACGAAGCTTTCTAATAATGATGATCAGTAAGTTTGAAATAAGTAGTAATAAGAATGCCATCATATACAAGGCGTGATTCCAAGTTGAATCGAATTCTACATCAATAATTTGATTTACAATATTACTTGTTAAAACGGCAGTTGGAGTCAATAAATCAGATGGTAGTTGGGGTGTGTTACCTATGACCATAACAACCGCCATTGTTTCACCTATTGAACGTGCCATGCCTAAAATAACAGCTGTGAATAGACCGGGTGCTGCGGAAGGTAGAATTACTTTAAGGATGGTTTGCATTCTTGTACTCCCTAGCGCATAGCTTGCTTCTCTCAAATCAGAAGGTACGGAAGAAATTGCATCATCACTAATTCTTGAAATAGTGGGTAATACCATGATATTTAATACTATAGCTGCAGGAAGTAGCCCGTCCCCCATAGTAGCACCGGTTATATCTCTTAATAACGGGATAAGTACTGTTAATCCTAAGTATCCGTAAACAATAGAAGGAATGCCAACTAATAAATCTAACACTGGACGCATTATTCGCTTTAGCCATTTAGGAGCTATTTCAGCAGTAAAGATTGCAACCCCTATGGAAATTGGTGCTGCAAACAATAAAGTTAAACCTGTTAAAGCAAGGGTTCCTAATATAAAGATGGCTGCACCGAATTTGTCATCATACGGTTCCCACGTTGTGGAAAAAAAGAACTCTTGAAAAGAAACATCTTTAAACACTAGTAATCCAGTACGGCCTACAAAAATAATAATGGATAATAGTGTTAGTCCTAAAATTAGGACACTAAATAAACAAAAAAACTTAAATAATCGATTTTGAAAATAGGTACTCTTTGAAATTTTTTTTTCATAACTGTTAGTTAACAAGTGCTCTATTTTACTCATAAGATCCTCCAAATACCAATATAGTGCCAGCCTATTACGGCTGGCACTTTAGCTTATTTAAGTGATGAAGAACTTACTTCATTTTATCAATTGGGATAAACTTCAATTTAGTTAAAGAACCATTTTGAAATTTACCGCTTTGAATATACTTTATAAACTCTGCATCAGCTCCTGTTGGATCACCTTTTGTTACTAGATAACCATAACTCCAAACTTTATACGTTCCTTTAATAACGTTTTCAGTAGTAGCTGCTACACCATTGAAATCAACCGCTTTAATGTTCCCTTTTACATAAGCAAAGTCAACGTAACCAAGAGCATTTGGATTGGTGTCAACAGCAGTAACCATTTCTCCACTTTTCCCAACTTCTTTATAATTCTCACCTTTTGTCATAAAGGCTGCCCCATCTAAAGCTTTCATTTGATAGTTTACGCGTGTACCAGAACCATGTTTGCGGTTTACAACAACTATTTGAGCATCGTTTCCGCCAACTTCTTTCCAGTTTGTAATTTTCCCCGCATAAATGTCTTGCAATTGCTTTGTTGTTAAGTTTTTAACAGGATTTGCTTTATTAACAATAGTAGCGAATGGAATCGCAGCTACTTTGTGCGCTTTCAAATCTGTAAAAGCTTTAAATCCTGGTACTTCTTTCGTTGCATCCCAATCGACAGCGCCTATTGTTGCAGCTCCTTTTGATACAGATTGCGGGCCTGCAATGGAAGAAGAACCTGACACGGATACGGACACTTTAGGGTTAATTTTTTTAAATTCTTTCGCTGCTTGTTGTGTTAATGGAAGTAATGCTGTAGAACCAGCTACAACTATCTTTCCTGATGTTGCTGCAGAAGCAATACCATTGTATGAAAAACCTACGGCCGCTACTAATGACAAACTTAATATTGCTACACGTTTCATAATATTCATTGATCATCTACCCCTTTTCCTATTTCGTTAATGTTTCCATTAATCCGTTTTTAAATTTAACTAATTTTTCACCTATTGTTCCTGGTGTCGTTGCAACGATGGACTTACCATCATTCGAAACGGAGAAAGATGTTAATTCTAATTTTGTTTGTGCAATATTTTTTAACTTTTTGGTAACAATGTCCCATTCATATATAACCGAGTATCCATTACTTTCTTTGACCAAGATCATTAATTCCCCTTTTGTAGTGACAAAAAGATCTTTAATGTCTTTGCTTGAGATAAGGGTTGAAACAGCATTTTCTGGGTTAATAATTTTTACATCAGGAAGTTTATCACTCTCAGCATCTGCACTTACGTACACAATACTTCCATTTGCTAAAAAGTTCGGGAAAACTTTGTTATCATTTGAAGTAGTTACAGGAACTGCTTTTCGTTCAACATCATCTAAGTTAATAGCATAAACTTGTTGCTCTGTACCTGTTAAATCTATTTTGTCTACCTCTGGATTTTCTCCTTCAGTAAGTGATGTACTTCCTTCTTTACCTACTACATATAGAATCTTTTTACCGTCCATTGAAAGACGAAGATCCGTTTTGTAAGTTAATTTATCTTCAAAGATTTTTGTAATTGAACCATCTGTCACGTTAATAAAGGAAATTACTTCACTTTTATCACCTTGTAAGAAATAAATTTTTTGGCTATCATTTGACCAAACAAATTCTAACTTTACAGAGTCATCTTTTACATTTAATCCATTTACTTTTTTATTTACTAAATCTACTAAATACACATAACCATATTCGTCTGAATAGATAGCTTGTTTTCCATTAGGAGAAACTACTAGTTCCGTTGCATTTACTGTAAATAATTCTTTTTTAGAAGAAGTATTGAAAAGTAATGAGCGACTTTCTGTTTCTGTTTCATTCGTTACTAGAACAGAATCATTGTCAATCCATTGTGGATTGAATGTGTCACCACTTACTAGTCCTGCAGTTGAAACAAAGAACCCGTTTGGAAGTGGAAGAATATCTCCCTCAAACGCTTTTATCAAATCGGTAAGTTCTGCATAGACGACATTTTTAACTAATATAGGATTTTCTTTTAAATTTACTGATTTATTATTTACTACCATCGCTTTATTTGATAATTTCAGTTTAATCGTTTTACCTTTTTTCGTTACTAATACTTCGTTATTATTCACCGTTGTAGAAGCAGAAAATAATTTCGCAATATCTTGTACGGAATATAATTGTTTTCCATTAACATTAAGCGCTTTTACCTTTTTATCATTTCCGTCCACTTTTAATGATTTTTCTGTCAGATTAAAAGTCCCTGAAACAGATACTAAAAGGCACTTATCGATTAATACATCACCGCCAAGTGTTTTTATGAAAGAATCTGCTTCCACAAATAACGTTTTACCTACTAATTTAGTAGGTGTGCTTAACTTGAAGTTTTTACCATTAACTACTACATTTGCAGAATCTACTTTGTAGTCCATTTTATTGACTTTTTTACCGCTATTTTTAGATACCTCATAAGTTTTTGTTTTGCTATTGTATTTCACAGTAGCAACCATTATTTGAGATAATTGATCAACCGAATATAGCTTTTTCTTGTTTAATTGTGTAAAAGAGATTACTTTTTCTTGGCCATTTACAACAATTGTTTCTTTTTGAGTATTTTGCTGCTGTTGTATAGATGATGCACTCACATGGTTTACTGCTAAAGGAGTAAATACACTTCCAGATAACACTGCAGTAGCCATAACTAAACCTGAAATTTTACGCTTCATTTTCTCTTCCCCCATTTAGTTGCTTTCTTTTAGCAAAATCTGCCTAGCCTAGAAACTCCCCTCTCTGTTTCCTATTAAGTTTCTAATTAGAATTTTATTCCTCAATTGTTAAAGAAGTTCGATGATTTTGTAAATTTACTGTGTGCATTTTGTAAAGAACTGTATGGAAAGATGACAGCTGTTAAACAAAAATAAAAAAGCGTGGCGAGTTCTATTGAACTCACCACGCTTTTTGAACATTAAAGATCCTGATAATCTCTCTGATATTTCCCGCCATCTTTTACTTCTGAGTGATACAAAGCTTTTAACGCAAAACTTTTTTCTAAATCATGTTCTTTCATAACTTCTTTTAATCGTTTAGAAAGTTCAGGACTATACTTCACTAGTTCTTCCATTTTGGATT
The nucleotide sequence above comes from Psychrobacillus glaciei. Encoded proteins:
- a CDS encoding SDR family NAD(P)-dependent oxidoreductase, whose translation is MTRLEGKIAIITGAGSGMGREEALLFAREGAKVVATDINEVAVQAVAEEIKAAGGEAISVAHNVTSEEDWKKVYENTINTFGKLDVLVNNAGISQRPSMEELTIEQWDLIMNINVKSVFLGTKLGLPHFRANGGGSIVNISSIAGLKGSSGAGAYTSSKGAVRMLTKACAVDYGKDNIRVNSVHPGFIVTPMSKAYMEDEKMSKWFLAQTALPRVGQSEEVAEAVLFLASDASSYITGVELPVDGGVTAK
- a CDS encoding serine hydrolase — translated: MKTLVNSILELIEQSDGTWGIVLEDLDLGEKWVWNGDELFYAASVIKVPIMAAVFAAAEMGKLAISDQLVLKSEDFVLGSGILQHLTPGTAFSLKDIIMLMIIQSDNTATNIMIDLVGMDNIVQTLKKAGMEKSTFYNKLMMNNPNPKGFNQITPNDISKLLKQMTTGELVSPEASEQMIGIMKKQQIKDCLPDKLPSPYSNFNNGMTAWELAHKTGWIPGTRHDVGIFYVGQRKLIATVLSKDVDDLLSKQILTEIGGKIYNYLQEGAIC
- a CDS encoding AraC family transcriptional regulator, with amino-acid sequence MEIPIQQLFLLQRVIDYIDFHIKEEIDPEKLATIAGYSPYHFYRIFNKYIGYTVMDYVQKRKLQFALYDLVQGKKKIIQIALDYGFETHSGFTKAFKRCFGSPPSLYKMHCPISLPQKLDLLSLRQKQTGGIVMQPKIVHKRAFEIAGKTFESDIEKVFYTRDAPAFWEQRIPPDEAIERTLYDLLSPREHGEYCINLSDTDSQDKFTYLFAVNYDQEVQLPDGLTRLKMKDATYAVFRTPLVEAEQFVPSIKGTWQYILEDWLPQSHYEVDEIVYDFEYYDEHCHDWEYEKIYMEIYLPIKERMEV
- a CDS encoding GNAT family N-acetyltransferase, encoding MTVYQLISDYKNIQAYKESFNELAKMVFGIDFKSWYKKGYWGDNYVCYSYFDGNKVIANASINKMTIVSNDKEYKVIQVGTVMTHPGYRIQGLSGKLMNHIIEKYEKESDFIFLFANKSVLDFYPKFGFEKVQESSFSLKISDVKKQRTKSSTLRRLNIESAMDLQLLEGFATERIPVSTFLEVKNNKHLLMFYFILVFSEAIYYIEEKDVIVLFKHEGSHLHLFDIVSKKRVEIDTILSHIISIETEIINFHFTPDDNDKKFNTAFITDSDDTLFVRPLIKDVTEHFLFPLTSHS
- a CDS encoding DUF3221 domain-containing protein, translating into MKKHLILLLILCFTLVGCKQKEDAVKGGIDKKGFITKIYSKGNRILVDDVDTGLIWMAMPDNGEIENYEEGQEVVIWINGGIDESYPAKAKALNIENSNGNQSQSSLPKFIFKNEKFPPSINCFVKINDIRYEMTKGNSKWKNENESVQTDAASPTQIAESFKVIAVEPNNKITIEIEQNPNLSVYLWDSEEDEVTFEKKQITVPTNQGRYIYEVVAKWSNGEVSYTFVVEVK
- a CDS encoding MFS transporter, with protein sequence MKILKTKDPYRVYIFTCFLSQLFFTIIFTVNLLYQVQTVKLDPLQLVLVGTILELSVFLFEIPTGVVSDLKSRKLSIIIGYLLIGFGFLVEGLFPYFIPVLLAQVAWGIGYTFTSGSQQAWIADEIGEERASLAFIRGAKAGNLGQIIAIPLSIFIGYFMISLPIIIGGLCMFGLAIYLMIFMKEDNFKPLNKLGRISTLKNMKGSMGKILFYSKASFIMRMLFLIALFVGFYSEGFDRLWMSHLLNVSNIGNLTDEKLVLIMGGIQFMVVLISFVALHLMNRSSIHQNLKHIYMALFIGSIFIITSLIGFAFSTYVVGLLVFYIIIQVTRKVMYPLEDVWLNKIIPESSLRATLFSVKGQVDAIGQIGGGPVIGLVASNFTIKTAIIVSAILLSPVLYLYKIIMKSSKE
- the pstA gene encoding phosphate ABC transporter permease PstA — encoded protein: MTGNSSNKLYKQIKKTTDKMFTMGLWIITALILVLIFGLLLYILSKGLPKISFDFLVGLPSEIDAGGGIGPFLLNSIYVLIISLLISIPIGIGSGVYLSEYAPSNRFTEFIRTCVESLASVPSIVIGLFGYVLFVDIFNIGLTIIGAGITLSLLNLPVITRVTEEAIQTVHNDLREASYAIGATKAQTIVKIVIPAALNGIISGVSLAACRAFGESALILLVGGTGTSGEMWDWNFMSQGGTLPVHLWYVQSEALVEDASDIAQKTSALLVLITLLLSLCIRLPLWIRDFRFHSRSKRN
- the pstC gene encoding phosphate ABC transporter permease subunit PstC translates to MSKIEHLLTNSYEKKISKSTYFQNRLFKFFCLFSVLILGLTLLSIIIFVGRTGLLVFKDVSFQEFFFSTTWEPYDDKFGAAIFILGTLALTGLTLLFAAPISIGVAIFTAEIAPKWLKRIMRPVLDLLVGIPSIVYGYLGLTVLIPLLRDITGATMGDGLLPAAIVLNIMVLPTISRISDDAISSVPSDLREASYALGSTRMQTILKVILPSAAPGLFTAVILGMARSIGETMAVVMVIGNTPQLPSDLLTPTAVLTSNIVNQIIDVEFDSTWNHALYMMAFLLLLISNLLIIIIRKLRVKGA
- a CDS encoding phosphate ABC transporter substrate-binding protein, yielding MNIMKRVAILSLSLVAAVGFSYNGIASAATSGKIVVAGSTALLPLTQQAAKEFKKINPKVSVSVSGSSSIAGPQSVSKGAATIGAVDWDATKEVPGFKAFTDLKAHKVAAIPFATIVNKANPVKNLTTKQLQDIYAGKITNWKEVGGNDAQIVVVNRKHGSGTRVNYQMKALDGAAFMTKGENYKEVGKSGEMVTAVDTNPNALGYVDFAYVKGNIKAVDFNGVAATTENVIKGTYKVWSYGYLVTKGDPTGADAEFIKYIQSGKFQNGSLTKLKFIPIDKMK
- a CDS encoding stalk domain-containing protein, producing the protein MKRKISGLVMATAVLSGSVFTPLAVNHVSASSIQQQQNTQKETIVVNGQEKVISFTQLNKKKLYSVDQLSQIMVATVKYNSKTKTYEVSKNSGKKVNKMDYKVDSANVVVNGKNFKLSTPTKLVGKTLFVEADSFIKTLGGDVLIDKCLLVSVSGTFNLTEKSLKVDGNDKKVKALNVNGKQLYSVQDIAKLFSASTTVNNNEVLVTKKGKTIKLKLSNKAMVVNNKSVNLKENPILVKNVVYAELTDLIKAFEGDILPLPNGFFVSTAGLVSGDTFNPQWIDNDSVLVTNETETESRSLLFNTSSKKELFTVNATELVVSPNGKQAIYSDEYGYVYLVDLVNKKVNGLNVKDDSVKLEFVWSNDSQKIYFLQGDKSEVISFINVTDGSITKIFEDKLTYKTDLRLSMDGKKILYVVGKEGSTSLTEGENPEVDKIDLTGTEQQVYAINLDDVERKAVPVTTSNDNKVFPNFLANGSIVYVSADAESDKLPDVKIINPENAVSTLISSKDIKDLFVTTKGELMILVKESNGYSVIYEWDIVTKKLKNIAQTKLELTSFSVSNDGKSIVATTPGTIGEKLVKFKNGLMETLTK